The proteins below are encoded in one region of Danio rerio strain Tuebingen ecotype United States chromosome 12, GRCz12tu, whole genome shotgun sequence:
- the fbrs gene encoding autism susceptibility gene 2 protein homolog isoform X1 — protein MDGPSRSGGFRQSRRSRSQRDRERRRRRADLTEHRPSSPSSASDQELCRGDSLLRAGGGECRPGFPGTRHRPPRRRKRESVSCEEDIIDGFAIASFISLEALEMDCSLKPPERSGIMGRGSKRKRGLDENGGPLSEPEEGPPATYTNSWDQRRKIKSKLKRKGDAKISGNHMETGYICDTESESGDKASDNMEPAFIVFTSEAVNANSASAAAGNGCPLLPSNSSVPLLSVTPRVSGLERSQERSMEQPYPEPISTSSSLPSLAAHSTASVSNLLPEQRNGNGGPHHRHNASSPQHKHKNFLPFHLKSQSMYPMGNNNRSSTSGKPPASSSSSSSIRPPTPATSVSLGRGPGGVGTVRPSSRPSPGAVFTPSPSLPPPPPLMQVSPHPSTDQDLILTESNGASASGGPSVSNSNSGTSSRSSQAQTSIPTMAYQFHHHNHQHQHTHTHQHFLHPTAAPPPQLFEKYPGKIDGLFRHPFFPQYPPSVPGIQPVLPSTGPFSSLHGAFQPKLVALQGAAPEMTSGLGVVPPHLQPKARLTDSFAPPPKVSNKPGKWCAMHVRVAWMILRHQEKVKLMHADPQKLDLRNELLPRLPGPGIGGLGGLGPLGGPLGPAHDLTRPGGLFAATGGVNPSSTPFMPPSTPHSSFLTPAAHLDPYVHSPHFSSLGALGSGAFGGLGSPTIGLGMSSVSSVCTNQKSNTVKECEWLQVDLSAASVFGHKTEPSASAVGGLGNPHDPWNRLHVPPASFPSGSSWAKGPEKREDRGKEVERRELTHIKDEKDRDSILYGRQPVRMSPGVPSLKHRSSTPSSHINGLGSLTGSGVQSDGQSRERERERERESDKRHHSASRPPASASSTAPDRPRSSTSSILTTSPSNVPLATSPLDLFHRQPSHTLGTESSHSSQRENNGPASSSSSSSLPVKKPDRTTTPVSKPALGLASGLLVAQVKVKEERKEEPEPVPISYTHPAVPSHNFERPSSRHPHHPSTPSSTLSLTPTPGVPLPPPTPHPPHHPLSLLDRSRAMDYGTAGLVLGAATDRFAPHPHGPPQGHSQPTPSFPWETWRDLAIHQQQQQQRRELLTLRSDPHLALRSEPHYRLQRYFDAERAVVAAAVANSPHHPPVPTSTSAASASVGRPDFGLISHQFEDERAHMLRDDRVRYFGMHPHLAAPHLSSPSHAAHLEQLHAGLLSHSHLHPAGAAAQASHHPDFYSRLGHLHSHPHVPNGILTKTPNLVGALSIGAPPRLIPSVNRSATPPRGPRLGGAGELTLFATHKDSESR, from the exons ATGGACGGTCCTAGTCGGAGCGGAGGCTTCAGGCAGAGCCGTCGCTCCCGATCGCAGCGTGACCGAGAGCGGCGACGGAGGAGAGCGGACCTCACTGAGCACAGGCCCTCGTCGCCATCCTCGGCCTCGGACCAGGAACTTTGCCGAGGAGACTCTCTGCTCCGTGCCGGCGGAGGAGAATGTAGACCCGGCTTCCCCGGGACCAGACACCGGCCTCCGCGGCGGAGGAAGAGAGAGTCGGTGTCTTGCGAGGAGGACATCATTGATGGATTCGCCATAGCCAGCTTCATAAGCCTGGAGGCCTTGGAG ATGGACTGTTCCCTCAAGCCTCCAGAGCGATCTGGCATAATGGGAAGAGGAAGTAAAAGGAAGAGGGGCCTAGATGAAAATGGAGGGCCTCTGTCAGAGCCGGAGGAAGGACCTCCTGCTACGTACACCAACAGCTGGGATCAGCGCAGGAAGATTAAGTCAAAACTGAAGAGAAAGGGAGATGCTAAG ATATCTGGGAATCACATGGAGACAGGATATATT TGTGATACAGAAAGTGAATCAGGGGATAAg GCTTCTGACAATATGGAGCCAGCATTCATCGTCTTCACTAGTGAAG CAGTTAACGCCAACTCTGCAAGTGCTGCTGCAGGCAATGGTTGCCCTCTCTTGCCCTCAAACAGCTCAGTACCCCTCCTTTCCGTCACACCTCGGGTCTCTGGCCTGGAGAGGAGTCAGGAGAGGAGTATGGAGCAGCCTTACCCCGAGCCCATCTCTACCTCATCCTCTCTTCCTAGCCTTGCAGCCCATTCCACAGCCTCTGTCTCCAATTTACTTCCTGAGCAGCGCAATGGAAATGGTGGACCCCATCACCGCCATAATGCTAGTTCACCACAGCACAAACACAAGAATTTCCTCCCTTTCCACTTAAAGTCACAATCGATGTACCCAATGGGCAACAACAACAG GAGCAGTACCTCAGGCAAGCCTCCAGCCTCATCATCCTCTTCATCATCGATCAGACCACCTACCCCTGCTACAAGTGTGTCTCTAGGTCGGGGCCCAGGAGGTGTTGGAACAGTAAGACCTTCTTCTCGACCTAGTCCTGGTGCTGTTTTCACACCGTCTCCCAGCCTTCCTCCACCACCTCCTCTCATGCAAGTGTCACCCCACCCTTCAACAG ATCAGGATCTGATCCTGACAGAATCAAATGGTGCCTCTGCATCTGGAGGGCCGTCTGTGTCGAACTCAAACTCTGGGACATCCAGCAGATCCTCGCAGGCCCAGACATCCATCCCTACAATGGCCTACCAGTTCCATCACCACAATCACCAGCACCAGCACACTCATACTCACCAACACTTCCTACATCCTACAGCTGCACCACCACCACAACTG tttgaaaAGTATCCAGGCAAGATAGATGGTCTGTTTCGACACCCA TTTTTTCCTCAGTACCCACCATCTGTGCCTGGAATACAGCCCGTTCTTCCGTCCACAGGACCTTTCAGTTCATTGCATGGAGCTTTTCAGCCCAAG CTTGTTGCCCTTCAGGGAGCTGCTCCTGAGATGACTTCAGGTTTGGGAGTTGTACCGCCCCATCTGCAACCTAAAGCTAGG CTAACAGATTCATTTGCACCACCACCAAAAGTCAGTAAT AAACCTGGAAAATGGTGTGCTATGCATGTTCGTGTGGCTTGGATGATTCTAAGGCATCaagaaaaagtcaag CTTATGCACGCTGACCCACAAAAGCTGGACTTGCGTAATGAACTATTGCCACGACTACCTGGCCCTGGTATTGGTGGACTAGGAGGTCTCGGACCACTTGGTGGTCCCCTTGGCCCAGCTCATGATCTTACAAGACCAGGAGGCCTGTTTGCAGCCACTG GTGGAGTCAATCCGTCCTCCACACCATTCATGCCTCCATCAACGCCCCACTCTTCTTTCCTCACCCCAGCAGCACATCTGG ACCCATATGTTCATTCACCCCACTTCTCCTCTCTGGGAGCCCTGGGTTCTGGTGCCTTTGGAGGCCTAGGCAGCCCCACGATAG GACTTGGTATGAGCTCAGTGAGCTCAGTTTGTACCAATCAAAAATCAAATACCGTGAAAGAGTGTGAGTGGCTGCAAGTTGACTTGTCAG CTGCCAGTGTTTTTGGGCATAAGACTGAGCCCTCTGCAAGTGCTGTTGGTGGACTGGGCAACCCTCATGATCCATGGAATCGTCTGCATGTTCCTCCTGCCTCTTTTCCTTCTGGATCATCTTGGGCCAAAGGCCCTGAGAAAAGAGAAGATAGAGGGAAGGAAGTTGAGAGAAGAGAACTGACTCATATAAAGGATGAAAAGGACAG AGACAGCATCTTGTATGGACGCCAACCAGTGCGAATGTCACCTGGTGTCCCATCCCTCAAGCACCGCAGCAGCACCCCAAGTTCACATATAAATGGCTTAGGATCACTAACCGGAAGTGGGGTTCAGTCTGATGGTCAAAGCAGAGAGCGAGAACGGGAACGCGAAAGAGAGTCCGACAAGAGACACCATTCTGCATCCAGGCCTCCAGCGTCTGCTTCCTCCACAGCTCCAGACAGGCCTCGGTCTTCAACATCATCTATCCTCACAACTTCACCTTCTAATGTTCCTTTAGCCACCTCTCCTCTGGATCTGTTTCACCGACAGCCATCACACACACTCGGCACAGAATCCAGCCACTCTTCTCAAAGAGAGAACAACGGTCCAGCCTCTTCTTCCTCTTCTAGTTCACTTCCTGTCAAGAAACCTGATCGGACCACAACTCCAGTATCCAAACCTGCACTTGGTCTTGCCTCTGGGTTGCTTGTAGCCCAAGTCAAGGTCAAAGAAGAACGAAAAGAGGAGCCTGAGCCAGTGCCCATCTCTTACACACATCCTGCTGTACCTTCACATAACTTTGAAAGGCCCAGTAGTCGGCACCCACACCACCCATCCACCCCTTCTTCAACCCTTTCTTTGACACCTACACCTGGCGTGCCTCTTCCTCCTCCAACTCCACACCCTCCCCATCATCCTCTATCTCTTTTAGATCGTTCACGGGCTATGGACTATGGCACAGCTGGACTGGTATTAGGTGCTGCAACAGATCGCTTCGCGCCGCATCCACATGGTCCTCCACAAGGTCATTCCCAACCTACTCCCAGCTTTCCCTGGGAGACTTGGAGGGATCTGGCCAtccatcaacaacaacaacaacaacgcagAGAATTATTGACTCTGAGGTCTGATCCCCACCTTGCACTTCGCTCTGAACCACACTATAGACTACAGCGCTACTTTGATGCGGAAAGAGCTGTAGTAGCAGCAGCTGTGGCAAACAGCCCGCACCATCCACCAGTACCTACCTCTACATCCGCTGCTTCGGCTTCAGTGGGCAGGCCAGATTTTGGGTTGATTTCCCACCAGTTTGAAGATGAACGCGCTCATATGTTGCGGGATGATAGAGTACGGTATTTCGGGATGCACCCACACCTGGCCGCACCTCATCTTTCTAGCCCATCTCATGCTGCCCACCTAGAACAGCTTCATGCTGGGCTACTATCTCACTCTCATCTCCATCCTGCTGGAGCCGCCGCACAAGCATCTCATCACCCTGATTTCTACTCAAGACTTGGGCAtctgcattcacacccacacGTACCTAATGGCATTCTAACCAAGACCCCAAATCTAGTCGGGGCATTGTCAATTGGTGCACCACCTCGTCTCATTCCATCTGTGAACAGATCTGCTACCCCACCCCGTGGACCTAGACTTGGTGGGGCAGGAGAATTAACCCTTTTTGCCACACATAAAGACAGCGAGTCCAGATAG
- the fbrs gene encoding autism susceptibility gene 2 protein homolog isoform X2 gives MDGPSRSGGFRQSRRSRSQRDRERRRRRADLTEHRPSSPSSASDQELCRGDSLLRAGGGECRPGFPGTRHRPPRRRKRESVSCEEDIIDGFAIASFISLEALEMDCSLKPPERSGIMGRGSKRKRGLDENGGPLSEPEEGPPATYTNSWDQRRKIKSKLKRKGDAKISGNHMETGYICDTESESGDKASDNMEPAFIVFTSEAVNANSASAAAGNGCPLLPSNSSVPLLSVTPRVSGLERSQERSMEQPYPEPISTSSSLPSLAAHSTASVSNLLPEQRNGNGGPHHRHNASSPQHKHKNFLPFHLKSQSMYPMGNNNRSSTSGKPPASSSSSSSIRPPTPATSVSLGRGPGGVGTVRPSSRPSPGAVFTPSPSLPPPPPLMQVSPHPSTDQDLILTESNGASASGGPSVSNSNSGTSSRSSQAQTSIPTMAYQFHHHNHQHQHTHTHQHFLHPTAAPPPQLFEKYPGKIDGLFRHPFFPQYPPSVPGIQPVLPSTGPFSSLHGAFQPKGAAPEMTSGLGVVPPHLQPKARLTDSFAPPPKVSNKPGKWCAMHVRVAWMILRHQEKVKLMHADPQKLDLRNELLPRLPGPGIGGLGGLGPLGGPLGPAHDLTRPGGLFAATGGVNPSSTPFMPPSTPHSSFLTPAAHLDPYVHSPHFSSLGALGSGAFGGLGSPTIGLGMSSVSSVCTNQKSNTVKECEWLQVDLSAASVFGHKTEPSASAVGGLGNPHDPWNRLHVPPASFPSGSSWAKGPEKREDRGKEVERRELTHIKDEKDRDSILYGRQPVRMSPGVPSLKHRSSTPSSHINGLGSLTGSGVQSDGQSRERERERERESDKRHHSASRPPASASSTAPDRPRSSTSSILTTSPSNVPLATSPLDLFHRQPSHTLGTESSHSSQRENNGPASSSSSSSLPVKKPDRTTTPVSKPALGLASGLLVAQVKVKEERKEEPEPVPISYTHPAVPSHNFERPSSRHPHHPSTPSSTLSLTPTPGVPLPPPTPHPPHHPLSLLDRSRAMDYGTAGLVLGAATDRFAPHPHGPPQGHSQPTPSFPWETWRDLAIHQQQQQQRRELLTLRSDPHLALRSEPHYRLQRYFDAERAVVAAAVANSPHHPPVPTSTSAASASVGRPDFGLISHQFEDERAHMLRDDRVRYFGMHPHLAAPHLSSPSHAAHLEQLHAGLLSHSHLHPAGAAAQASHHPDFYSRLGHLHSHPHVPNGILTKTPNLVGALSIGAPPRLIPSVNRSATPPRGPRLGGAGELTLFATHKDSESR, from the exons ATGGACGGTCCTAGTCGGAGCGGAGGCTTCAGGCAGAGCCGTCGCTCCCGATCGCAGCGTGACCGAGAGCGGCGACGGAGGAGAGCGGACCTCACTGAGCACAGGCCCTCGTCGCCATCCTCGGCCTCGGACCAGGAACTTTGCCGAGGAGACTCTCTGCTCCGTGCCGGCGGAGGAGAATGTAGACCCGGCTTCCCCGGGACCAGACACCGGCCTCCGCGGCGGAGGAAGAGAGAGTCGGTGTCTTGCGAGGAGGACATCATTGATGGATTCGCCATAGCCAGCTTCATAAGCCTGGAGGCCTTGGAG ATGGACTGTTCCCTCAAGCCTCCAGAGCGATCTGGCATAATGGGAAGAGGAAGTAAAAGGAAGAGGGGCCTAGATGAAAATGGAGGGCCTCTGTCAGAGCCGGAGGAAGGACCTCCTGCTACGTACACCAACAGCTGGGATCAGCGCAGGAAGATTAAGTCAAAACTGAAGAGAAAGGGAGATGCTAAG ATATCTGGGAATCACATGGAGACAGGATATATT TGTGATACAGAAAGTGAATCAGGGGATAAg GCTTCTGACAATATGGAGCCAGCATTCATCGTCTTCACTAGTGAAG CAGTTAACGCCAACTCTGCAAGTGCTGCTGCAGGCAATGGTTGCCCTCTCTTGCCCTCAAACAGCTCAGTACCCCTCCTTTCCGTCACACCTCGGGTCTCTGGCCTGGAGAGGAGTCAGGAGAGGAGTATGGAGCAGCCTTACCCCGAGCCCATCTCTACCTCATCCTCTCTTCCTAGCCTTGCAGCCCATTCCACAGCCTCTGTCTCCAATTTACTTCCTGAGCAGCGCAATGGAAATGGTGGACCCCATCACCGCCATAATGCTAGTTCACCACAGCACAAACACAAGAATTTCCTCCCTTTCCACTTAAAGTCACAATCGATGTACCCAATGGGCAACAACAACAG GAGCAGTACCTCAGGCAAGCCTCCAGCCTCATCATCCTCTTCATCATCGATCAGACCACCTACCCCTGCTACAAGTGTGTCTCTAGGTCGGGGCCCAGGAGGTGTTGGAACAGTAAGACCTTCTTCTCGACCTAGTCCTGGTGCTGTTTTCACACCGTCTCCCAGCCTTCCTCCACCACCTCCTCTCATGCAAGTGTCACCCCACCCTTCAACAG ATCAGGATCTGATCCTGACAGAATCAAATGGTGCCTCTGCATCTGGAGGGCCGTCTGTGTCGAACTCAAACTCTGGGACATCCAGCAGATCCTCGCAGGCCCAGACATCCATCCCTACAATGGCCTACCAGTTCCATCACCACAATCACCAGCACCAGCACACTCATACTCACCAACACTTCCTACATCCTACAGCTGCACCACCACCACAACTG tttgaaaAGTATCCAGGCAAGATAGATGGTCTGTTTCGACACCCA TTTTTTCCTCAGTACCCACCATCTGTGCCTGGAATACAGCCCGTTCTTCCGTCCACAGGACCTTTCAGTTCATTGCATGGAGCTTTTCAGCCCAAG GGAGCTGCTCCTGAGATGACTTCAGGTTTGGGAGTTGTACCGCCCCATCTGCAACCTAAAGCTAGG CTAACAGATTCATTTGCACCACCACCAAAAGTCAGTAAT AAACCTGGAAAATGGTGTGCTATGCATGTTCGTGTGGCTTGGATGATTCTAAGGCATCaagaaaaagtcaag CTTATGCACGCTGACCCACAAAAGCTGGACTTGCGTAATGAACTATTGCCACGACTACCTGGCCCTGGTATTGGTGGACTAGGAGGTCTCGGACCACTTGGTGGTCCCCTTGGCCCAGCTCATGATCTTACAAGACCAGGAGGCCTGTTTGCAGCCACTG GTGGAGTCAATCCGTCCTCCACACCATTCATGCCTCCATCAACGCCCCACTCTTCTTTCCTCACCCCAGCAGCACATCTGG ACCCATATGTTCATTCACCCCACTTCTCCTCTCTGGGAGCCCTGGGTTCTGGTGCCTTTGGAGGCCTAGGCAGCCCCACGATAG GACTTGGTATGAGCTCAGTGAGCTCAGTTTGTACCAATCAAAAATCAAATACCGTGAAAGAGTGTGAGTGGCTGCAAGTTGACTTGTCAG CTGCCAGTGTTTTTGGGCATAAGACTGAGCCCTCTGCAAGTGCTGTTGGTGGACTGGGCAACCCTCATGATCCATGGAATCGTCTGCATGTTCCTCCTGCCTCTTTTCCTTCTGGATCATCTTGGGCCAAAGGCCCTGAGAAAAGAGAAGATAGAGGGAAGGAAGTTGAGAGAAGAGAACTGACTCATATAAAGGATGAAAAGGACAG AGACAGCATCTTGTATGGACGCCAACCAGTGCGAATGTCACCTGGTGTCCCATCCCTCAAGCACCGCAGCAGCACCCCAAGTTCACATATAAATGGCTTAGGATCACTAACCGGAAGTGGGGTTCAGTCTGATGGTCAAAGCAGAGAGCGAGAACGGGAACGCGAAAGAGAGTCCGACAAGAGACACCATTCTGCATCCAGGCCTCCAGCGTCTGCTTCCTCCACAGCTCCAGACAGGCCTCGGTCTTCAACATCATCTATCCTCACAACTTCACCTTCTAATGTTCCTTTAGCCACCTCTCCTCTGGATCTGTTTCACCGACAGCCATCACACACACTCGGCACAGAATCCAGCCACTCTTCTCAAAGAGAGAACAACGGTCCAGCCTCTTCTTCCTCTTCTAGTTCACTTCCTGTCAAGAAACCTGATCGGACCACAACTCCAGTATCCAAACCTGCACTTGGTCTTGCCTCTGGGTTGCTTGTAGCCCAAGTCAAGGTCAAAGAAGAACGAAAAGAGGAGCCTGAGCCAGTGCCCATCTCTTACACACATCCTGCTGTACCTTCACATAACTTTGAAAGGCCCAGTAGTCGGCACCCACACCACCCATCCACCCCTTCTTCAACCCTTTCTTTGACACCTACACCTGGCGTGCCTCTTCCTCCTCCAACTCCACACCCTCCCCATCATCCTCTATCTCTTTTAGATCGTTCACGGGCTATGGACTATGGCACAGCTGGACTGGTATTAGGTGCTGCAACAGATCGCTTCGCGCCGCATCCACATGGTCCTCCACAAGGTCATTCCCAACCTACTCCCAGCTTTCCCTGGGAGACTTGGAGGGATCTGGCCAtccatcaacaacaacaacaacaacgcagAGAATTATTGACTCTGAGGTCTGATCCCCACCTTGCACTTCGCTCTGAACCACACTATAGACTACAGCGCTACTTTGATGCGGAAAGAGCTGTAGTAGCAGCAGCTGTGGCAAACAGCCCGCACCATCCACCAGTACCTACCTCTACATCCGCTGCTTCGGCTTCAGTGGGCAGGCCAGATTTTGGGTTGATTTCCCACCAGTTTGAAGATGAACGCGCTCATATGTTGCGGGATGATAGAGTACGGTATTTCGGGATGCACCCACACCTGGCCGCACCTCATCTTTCTAGCCCATCTCATGCTGCCCACCTAGAACAGCTTCATGCTGGGCTACTATCTCACTCTCATCTCCATCCTGCTGGAGCCGCCGCACAAGCATCTCATCACCCTGATTTCTACTCAAGACTTGGGCAtctgcattcacacccacacGTACCTAATGGCATTCTAACCAAGACCCCAAATCTAGTCGGGGCATTGTCAATTGGTGCACCACCTCGTCTCATTCCATCTGTGAACAGATCTGCTACCCCACCCCGTGGACCTAGACTTGGTGGGGCAGGAGAATTAACCCTTTTTGCCACACATAAAGACAGCGAGTCCAGATAG